GGACCTGATTGTAAGGTACAAAACTATGCGGGGTTATGATTCCCCCTTTGTCCCCGGCTGGGACTGTCACGGGCTCCCCATAGAGCACAGGGTGATGCAGTCGCTTACAAAGGGCAGGGACCCGAAGGAGCTGGACAAGCTGCTTGAGAAGGCGAGGGACGAGTCCACGAAGACCGGTCAGCTCAGTAAAGAGACAAAGAAGATGCTCGCCTCTTTACTGGTTCCGGAGGAAAAGGCCGGGGCTCCGGAGGCCCACGTAGCCGATAAGCCCACGATACGCAGGCTCTGCAGGCATTATGCCGAACTCTACGTCAACCTCCAAAGGGCACAGTTCAAGGCCCTCGGCGTATCGGGAGACTGGGAGAACCCGTACCTGACGACAGACGCCCAATACGAAGCCGCGGTTATCGACACGTTCGGGAAACTGGTAGAGGGCGGGTATGTCTACCGCAGTCTGAAACCGATCCACTGGTGCACGCACTGCGAGACCGCGCTGGCCGAGGCGGAACTGGAATATGCCGATAAGACCAGCCCGTCTATTTTTGTAAACTTAAGACTCACGGACAGCGTCGCCGACCTCTTTAAGGGCGTTGAGTCCGGAGAGGACGTAGGCATACTGATATGGACCACGACCCCCTGGACCATACCCGCGAACATAGCCGCCGCCGTCCACCCTGATTCGCACTACGCCGCCGTGCGGTACACGAATCCGCTTAATGGGAAAAAGGTGGTTAGCGTCATGGCCCGGAGCCTCGTGGAACCGGTCATGGAGAAGCTGGGCGTAACAGACTACCAAACACTTGACACGGCTACCGGGAGTGAACTTGAGGGCAGGAAATACAATTCCCCGATAAGGGACGTGGAGGGCGCGATAGTCACCGCGGACTACGTCAGTCTTAAAGAGGGTACGGGCTGCGTCCACACCGCGCCCGGTCACGGGCAGGATGACTACCAGACGGGACTCAAATACAAGCTGCCCATCTTCAGCCCCGTGGATGGCAGAGGCAGGTTCACAGACGAGGCGGTGGACTTCATACAGGGCCAGGAGGTATACGAGGCGAATCCCCGCATAGTCGAGAGGCTTGAGGAGCTGGGCCTGCTGGTCAGCAAAACATCGCTACAACACTCGTACCCGCACTGCTGGAGGTGCAAGCAGCCGGTAATATTCCGCGCGACGAAGCAGTGGTTTATAAAGCTGGACCATAATGACCTGAGGGGCCGCGCGCTGAAGGCGGTAGAAGACACCCGGTGGGTGCCCGCCTGGGGCATGGAAAGAATGCACGGTATGATTAACCAGCGGCCCGACTGGTGCATCTCTCGTCAGAGGGCCTGGGGTGTCCCCATACCAGCGTTTCACTGCGAGGACTGCGAAGAGATACTGATGACACCGGAGACGGTCAACCGCGTCAGGGATATTTTTCGTGAAAAGGGTTCGGACAGCTGGTTCCTCCTCGATGCGAGGGAGTTCCTGCCGCCGGACGTGACCTGCGAGAAATGCGGCGGTAAAAATTTTAAGAAGGAGATGGACATATTCGACGTGTGGTTTGAGTCAGGCTCCAGCCACCACGCCGTACTCCACGGCAACCGCGAACTCGCCTTCCCGGCGGACGTCTATCTGGAAGGCACCGACCAGCACCGCGGTTGGTTCCAGCTCTCACTGCTCCCCTCCATAGGGGCCTGGGGCGCCGCACCGTTCCGGACGGTGGTTACCCACGGCTTCGTGGTGGACGAGAAGGGCGAAAAGATGTCAAAATCGCTGGGCAACTTCATCTCGGTCGAAGACGCCCTCGAACGGTTCGGGGCCGATATTATCCGGCTCTGGGCCTCGTCCCAGGACTACAGGCAGGACATAAATACGTCCGTGGCGCTTATGGCCCGCATGTCGGACGTCTACAGGCGGATAAGAAACACCTTCCGCTACCTGCTGGGCAATCTCGATGACTTTGATCCAAGGACCGACAGTGTAGACTATGCCGAACTCCCGGAGATAGACCGATGGGC
The nucleotide sequence above comes from Candidatus Bathyanammoxibius amoris. Encoded proteins:
- the ileS gene encoding isoleucine--tRNA ligase — encoded protein: MGKDYKATLNLPVTKFPMKADLVRREPEIRKKWDEEDLYGQIRRAGKGNKKKKYIVHDGPPYPTGDLHIGTGLNKTLKDLIVRYKTMRGYDSPFVPGWDCHGLPIEHRVMQSLTKGRDPKELDKLLEKARDESTKTGQLSKETKKMLASLLVPEEKAGAPEAHVADKPTIRRLCRHYAELYVNLQRAQFKALGVSGDWENPYLTTDAQYEAAVIDTFGKLVEGGYVYRSLKPIHWCTHCETALAEAELEYADKTSPSIFVNLRLTDSVADLFKGVESGEDVGILIWTTTPWTIPANIAAAVHPDSHYAAVRYTNPLNGKKVVSVMARSLVEPVMEKLGVTDYQTLDTATGSELEGRKYNSPIRDVEGAIVTADYVSLKEGTGCVHTAPGHGQDDYQTGLKYKLPIFSPVDGRGRFTDEAVDFIQGQEVYEANPRIVERLEELGLLVSKTSLQHSYPHCWRCKQPVIFRATKQWFIKLDHNDLRGRALKAVEDTRWVPAWGMERMHGMINQRPDWCISRQRAWGVPIPAFHCEDCEEILMTPETVNRVRDIFREKGSDSWFLLDAREFLPPDVTCEKCGGKNFKKEMDIFDVWFESGSSHHAVLHGNRELAFPADVYLEGTDQHRGWFQLSLLPSIGAWGAAPFRTVVTHGFVVDEKGEKMSKSLGNFISVEDALERFGADIIRLWASSQDYRQDINTSVALMARMSDVYRRIRNTFRYLLGNLDDFDPRTDSVDYAELPEIDRWALSRTQGLVESVTRAFRNMEFHKVHHSIHNFCAVDMSAFYLDILKDRLYTAGRKSTERRAAQTAMHHILHTLVKLSAPMLVHTSEEVWSFIEEANRDEPATSVHLTTWPEPKKEWMDKELDARWESLMRIREIANRSIECNRAKKRIRSSLEASVSLYTTDDKTHKLLKSYEDFLPTLFIVSEVKLFAVPPPTELAEPEREGAFSQIPPWDDVPLDKIIEKIPSDLRPREGTTGAQQAATEKVTAWSEKCTNQKCERCWNFLPSVGQEAKHPTLCSRCVGVVEAM